The following proteins are encoded in a genomic region of Methylibium petroleiphilum PM1:
- a CDS encoding LysR family transcriptional regulator: MNLRHLRCFIAVAEELHFGRAARRLHVEQSPLSRTIRQLEADLGVTLLERTPRGVRLTPAGQVFLEEARRVLLTLEQAQTKARAVAAGHRGTLRIALAGGVGRTRLSALLALCREEAPEVGIRLFEAPLSQVVGGLGNDLYDAAFAMAGEIDAGVVAMPVWQDPLVVAIPARHPLLAHKRVPLEEVVGYPLVLCHPQVCAECSRQCERLLRLVETPSVVAEYVTTHSLMLALVAAGYGVGFSTAAHVVARRQADVIVRPLDEDSAALTTYLLHPEGAMSEPLRHFIDRAQRVGHMPLDTQRLA; the protein is encoded by the coding sequence ATGAACTTACGCCATCTTCGCTGTTTCATCGCCGTGGCCGAGGAGTTGCACTTCGGCCGGGCGGCGCGAAGGCTGCATGTGGAGCAGTCACCCCTGTCGCGAACGATCCGCCAACTGGAGGCGGACTTGGGCGTGACGCTGCTGGAGCGCACGCCGCGCGGGGTGCGCCTGACCCCGGCCGGGCAGGTGTTCCTGGAGGAGGCCCGGCGCGTGCTGCTGACCCTTGAGCAAGCCCAGACCAAGGCGCGGGCGGTGGCGGCGGGACACCGGGGCACCCTGCGCATCGCCCTGGCCGGCGGCGTCGGGCGGACCCGGCTGTCGGCGCTGCTCGCGCTGTGCCGGGAGGAGGCGCCGGAAGTGGGCATCCGGCTGTTCGAGGCGCCGCTGTCGCAGGTGGTGGGCGGGCTGGGCAACGACCTGTACGACGCGGCCTTTGCCATGGCCGGCGAGATAGATGCCGGGGTGGTCGCCATGCCGGTGTGGCAAGACCCGCTGGTGGTGGCCATACCCGCGCGGCACCCCTTGCTGGCGCACAAGCGGGTGCCGCTGGAAGAGGTGGTGGGCTACCCGCTGGTGCTGTGCCACCCGCAGGTGTGTGCGGAGTGCAGCCGGCAATGCGAGCGCCTGCTGCGCCTGGTGGAGACACCGTCGGTCGTGGCCGAGTACGTGACGACCCACTCGCTGATGCTGGCCCTGGTGGCGGCCGGCTATGGCGTGGGATTTTCCACCGCGGCGCACGTGGTGGCACGCCGGCAGGCGGACGTAATCGTCCGGCCGCTGGATGAAGACTCGGCGGCGCTGACGACCTACCTGCTACATCCCGAGGGCGCGATGTCGGAGCCGCTGCGCCACTTCATCGACCGTGCGCAGCGTGTCGGCCATATGCCGTTGGATACGCA
- a CDS encoding diguanylate cyclase domain-containing protein: protein MADDCRRVLLVGSLPGVPGPAALAVAGWGRCTVEACASPGEARERLRAEPFDALLLNLPAAADLRVLAAAVAPPWWQADAGDAAVLVATERPSAALAQALLERGVQALLPSADLASAERLLPALQQAVVRQRLDRLARRAYATDLATGLPNQMQLLEHVNHLLALREREPAPMALVVIHLEGLATAATQLASAAELGALRRKLAVRLRAALRASDVVASVGADAFAVLLAWIDTPTAADRVAAKLVRSLTRPVRIGTHELAVAARAGIARYPEHGKDAGSLWRQASAAAEGAAPLGRAGFANHVERGPVEAANDELGDDGPAPGPAGSGGAQ from the coding sequence ATGGCCGATGACTGCCGCCGCGTGTTGCTGGTCGGTTCGCTGCCCGGGGTGCCGGGGCCGGCGGCGCTGGCCGTCGCGGGCTGGGGGCGCTGCACGGTCGAGGCCTGCGCCTCGCCGGGCGAGGCGCGCGAGCGGCTGCGCGCCGAGCCCTTCGACGCGCTGCTGCTGAACCTGCCGGCGGCGGCTGACTTGCGGGTGCTGGCCGCTGCCGTGGCGCCGCCGTGGTGGCAGGCCGATGCCGGTGACGCCGCCGTGCTGGTGGCCACCGAACGGCCGAGCGCCGCGCTGGCGCAGGCGCTGCTGGAGCGCGGCGTGCAGGCGCTGCTGCCGTCGGCCGACCTGGCCTCGGCCGAGCGGCTGCTGCCGGCGCTGCAGCAGGCCGTGGTCCGCCAGCGCCTGGACCGACTGGCGCGCCGCGCCTACGCCACCGACCTGGCCACCGGCCTGCCCAACCAGATGCAGCTGTTGGAGCACGTGAACCACCTGCTGGCGCTGCGCGAGCGCGAACCCGCACCGATGGCCCTGGTGGTGATCCACCTCGAAGGCCTGGCGACGGCCGCGACGCAGCTCGCGTCGGCGGCCGAGCTGGGTGCGCTGCGGCGCAAGCTGGCGGTGCGGCTGCGCGCCGCGCTGCGCGCCAGCGACGTGGTGGCCTCGGTCGGGGCCGACGCCTTCGCGGTGCTGCTGGCGTGGATCGACACGCCGACCGCGGCCGACCGCGTGGCCGCCAAGCTGGTGCGCAGCCTGACGCGGCCGGTGCGCATCGGCACGCACGAGCTCGCGGTGGCCGCGCGCGCCGGCATCGCGCGCTACCCCGAGCACGGCAAGGACGCCGGCAGCCTGTGGCGCCAGGCCAGCGCCGCGGCGGAGGGTGCCGCGCCGCTGGGCCGCGCCGGCTTCGCCAACCACGTCGAGCGCGGCCCGGTCGAGGCGGCCAACGACGAGCTCGGGGACGACGGACCCGCGCCGGGCCCGGCGGGATCAGGCGGCGCTCAGTAG
- a CDS encoding LysR family transcriptional regulator translates to MDFRLLRYFVAVAEELHLARAAERLGIEQSPVSRAMRDLESQLGVQLFDRSTRLTRLTWAGQVFLGECRRVMATVEQAVKSAKAAAQGYQGHLRIAICDSLAQPRIATLLARSREEEPELEIRVFELPFAQQLKMLHDDLLDIGFALSNAVHDGLVAEPVWTDPLSVIVPARHPLLAHVQVPLPEALKFPLVLCHPESGSGCRHQIQALLQDAGTPLKLVDEVTSLGVMLTLVGAGYGIGFAIASQVQTLQRPDISIRPLAGTPPMLSTYLLRRRGEPSEPMRRFIERVKDGAAPVDDEPVL, encoded by the coding sequence TTGGATTTCAGATTGCTGCGTTACTTCGTCGCAGTTGCGGAAGAACTGCATCTGGCCCGTGCAGCCGAGCGTCTGGGCATCGAGCAGTCGCCTGTGTCGCGTGCGATGCGCGACCTGGAAAGCCAGCTTGGCGTGCAGTTGTTCGACCGCAGCACACGCCTGACGCGGCTGACCTGGGCCGGCCAGGTGTTCCTCGGCGAATGCCGGCGCGTGATGGCCACCGTGGAGCAGGCAGTCAAGAGCGCCAAGGCGGCGGCACAGGGCTACCAGGGCCATCTGCGCATCGCCATCTGCGACAGCCTGGCGCAGCCCCGCATCGCCACCCTGCTGGCACGCAGCCGTGAGGAGGAGCCCGAGCTGGAGATTCGCGTCTTCGAGCTGCCGTTCGCGCAGCAGCTCAAGATGCTGCACGATGATCTGCTGGACATCGGCTTTGCGTTGTCAAACGCGGTGCATGATGGCCTCGTCGCCGAGCCGGTGTGGACCGACCCGCTGTCGGTGATCGTGCCCGCACGCCATCCCTTGCTGGCACACGTGCAGGTGCCGCTGCCCGAAGCCTTGAAGTTTCCGCTGGTTCTGTGCCATCCCGAATCGGGATCGGGCTGCCGCCATCAGATTCAAGCGCTGCTGCAGGACGCAGGCACGCCGCTCAAGCTGGTCGATGAAGTGACCAGCCTCGGCGTGATGTTGACCCTGGTCGGCGCCGGCTACGGCATCGGCTTCGCCATCGCCTCGCAGGTGCAGACGCTACAGCGCCCGGACATCTCCATTCGTCCCCTGGCCGGCACCCCACCGATGCTCTCTACCTACCTGCTGCGCCGCCGGGGCGAACCCTCGGAGCCCATGAGGCGGTTCATCGAGCGGGTGAAAGACGGGGCCGCGCCGGTCGATGATGAGCCAGTCCTTTGA